From the genome of Excalfactoria chinensis isolate bCotChi1 chromosome 12, bCotChi1.hap2, whole genome shotgun sequence, one region includes:
- the FAM3D gene encoding protein FAM3D isoform X1: MRVTGVIRLLVLLATLLGSWFIVQTYFEHSGIAISLRSWMGDSLLPPGPPQPRHKCENKKGCPADHFAFRIISGAANVVGPSICFEDTILMSTVKSNIGRGLNIALVNGKNGQLLKVASFDMYSGDVTQLETFLQEIKDGTIVLAATYDDAATKMNNKVRELFSALGSRHVNQLGFRDNWVFLGAKGLKGKSPFEEYIKNDQKTNKYDGWPELLEMEGCAPRKQD, translated from the exons ATGCGGGTGACAG GCGTGATCCggctcctggtgctgctggccacactgctggGCTCCTGGTTCATCGTGCAGACATACTTTGAGCACAGTGGGATAGCCATCAGCCTGCGGAGCTGGATGGGTGA ctccctgctccccCCAGGCCCACCACAGCCCCGCCACAAGTGTGAGAACAAGAAGGGCTGCCCTGCTGACCACTTTGCCTTCCGGATCATCAGCGGTGCTGCCAACGTGGTGGGACCTTCCATCTGCTTCGAGGACACGAT CCTCATGAGCACTGTGAAGAGCAACATCGGCAGAGGGCTGAACATTGCGCTGGTGAACG GAAAGAATGGGCAGCTCCTGAAGGTGGCATCCTTCGACATGTACTCAGGAG ATGTTACACAGCTGGAGACCTTCCTCCAAGAGATCAAGGATGGCACCATCGTTCTGGCAGCCACCTATGATGACGCTGCCACAAA GATGAACAATAAAGTACGGGAACTTTTttcagctctgggcagcagacACGTGAACCAGCTGGGCTTTCGAGACAACTGGGTCTTCTTAGGGGCGAAGGGGCTGAAGGGCAAGAGCCCCTTTGAGGAG tacatCAAAAATgaccagaaaacaaataaatacgaCGGCTGGCCCgagctgctggagatggaggGCTGCGCCCCCAGGAAGCAAGATTAG
- the FAM3D gene encoding protein FAM3D isoform X2 — translation MRVTGVIRLLVLLATLLGSWFIVQTYFEHSGIAISLRSWMGATSKSKSSPPQPRHKCENKKGCPADHFAFRIISGAANVVGPSICFEDTILMSTVKSNIGRGLNIALVNGKNGQLLKVASFDMYSGDVTQLETFLQEIKDGTIVLAATYDDAATKMNNKVRELFSALGSRHVNQLGFRDNWVFLGAKGLKGKSPFEEYIKNDQKTNKYDGWPELLEMEGCAPRKQD, via the exons ATGCGGGTGACAG GCGTGATCCggctcctggtgctgctggccacactgctggGCTCCTGGTTCATCGTGCAGACATACTTTGAGCACAGTGGGATAGCCATCAGCCTGCGGAGCTGGATGG GTGCCACCAGCAAGTCTAAGAGCA GCCCACCACAGCCCCGCCACAAGTGTGAGAACAAGAAGGGCTGCCCTGCTGACCACTTTGCCTTCCGGATCATCAGCGGTGCTGCCAACGTGGTGGGACCTTCCATCTGCTTCGAGGACACGAT CCTCATGAGCACTGTGAAGAGCAACATCGGCAGAGGGCTGAACATTGCGCTGGTGAACG GAAAGAATGGGCAGCTCCTGAAGGTGGCATCCTTCGACATGTACTCAGGAG ATGTTACACAGCTGGAGACCTTCCTCCAAGAGATCAAGGATGGCACCATCGTTCTGGCAGCCACCTATGATGACGCTGCCACAAA GATGAACAATAAAGTACGGGAACTTTTttcagctctgggcagcagacACGTGAACCAGCTGGGCTTTCGAGACAACTGGGTCTTCTTAGGGGCGAAGGGGCTGAAGGGCAAGAGCCCCTTTGAGGAG tacatCAAAAATgaccagaaaacaaataaatacgaCGGCTGGCCCgagctgctggagatggaggGCTGCGCCCCCAGGAAGCAAGATTAG